The Brassica oleracea var. oleracea cultivar TO1000 chromosome C6, BOL, whole genome shotgun sequence genome includes a region encoding these proteins:
- the LOC106296527 gene encoding 26S proteasome non-ATPase regulatory subunit 14 yields the protein MALTCVNMSEDVWLTCLTHALSTETEEIMGLLLGDIQYSKNGSATAMIWGASPQSRSDRQKDRVETNPEQLAAASAQAERMSISTGRTTRVIGWYHSHPHITVLPSHVDVRTQAMYQLLDSGFIGLIFSCFSEDANKIGRIQVIAFQSSDGNPNTPPKSTSLVLSNKDSVIDLESSLSSSDSVYQSSSSARGGNPDQDATDTASSSGPKGGGRVSDFGDFFVNNAEAKATGTSGNYSSAVEIDSMDMSESMQEAMLRSNLETSGVGYVKKEVPLHVLPTSSLLQLNSPLASYKDLQRVLYEEERAAYHQSVLQSMRNGKVHPLAFIHNTSTYQASMCKLIEYCLSPAVNALQDRLRENKIRLAMLVSEAEALEAQKLKGPETSGGTSRLVHGSGSRSRRGS from the exons ATGGCTCTGACATGCGTGAATATGTCGGAGGATGTGTGGTTAACTTGCCTGACTCACGCATTGTCCACCGAGACCGAAGAGATCATGGGGCTCCTCCTCGGCGACATCCAG TACTCGAAGAACGGAAGCGCTACGGCTATGATATGGGGAGCATCGCCGCAGTCAAGGTCTGATAGGCAGAAGGATCGAGTCGAGACCAACCCTGAACAGCTGGCTGCTGCTTCTGCTCAGGCTGAG AGAATGAGCATATCAACGGGCAGAACAACGCGTGTGATTGGATGGTATCACTCCCATCCTCATATCACCGTCCTTCCTTCCCATGTCG ATGTTCGGACACAAGCAATGTATCAGCTTCTTGATTCTGGTTTTATTGGTCTCATTTTCTCCTGTTTTAGTGAAGATGCTAACAAG ATTGGTAGAATTCAAGTTATCGCTTTCCAGTCCTCTGATGGGAACCCCAACACTCCTCCTAAATCAACGAGCCTGGTTCTTTCTAATAAAGACTCTGTCATCGACCTAGAGTCCTCTTTAAGCTCTTCAGATTCAGTATACCAGAGTTCCTCTTCTGCTCGTGGAGGCAATCCTGACCAAGACGCAACTGATACAGCTTCATCTTCCGGACCTAAG GGTGGGGGACGAGTTTCAGATTTTGGGGATTTCTTTGTTAACAATGCTGAGGCCAAAGCCACCGGGACGAGTGGAAACTACAGCTCAGCTGTGGAAATTGATTCAATGGACATGTCTGAAAGCATGCAAGAAGCCATGCTCCGTTCCAACTTGGAAACTAG TGGTGTGGGGTACGTTAAGAAAGAAGTTCCGCTTCATGTTTTGCCGACTTCATCACTTCTTCAGCTCAATTCACCTTTAGCCTCTTATAAAGATCTGCAACGAGTGCTCTACGAGGAGGAACGAGCAGCGTACCACCAATCAGTCCTGCAAAGCATGAG AAATGGGAAAGTTCATCCCCTTGCTTTCATTCACAACACGTCGACGTATCAGGCTTCCATGTGCAAGCTGATCGAATACTG CTTGAGTCCTGCGGTTAACGCACTTCAAGATAGGCTGAGGGAAAACAAGATCCGG TTAGCAATGCTGGTGAGTGAAGCTGAGGCTCTGGAAGCACAGAAACTTAAAGGACCGGAAACGAGTGGAGGGACATCTCGTTTGGTTCATGGTTCTGGCAGCCGAAGCAGAAGAGGATCCTAG
- the LOC106298810 gene encoding uncharacterized protein LOC106298810, with the protein MAKQRRVLSVSSNRTRVSPYPLRSSRTKKEKEPELPIQTEGPSQWEDVRCVICQEPPHNAVLLRCSSSSTGCRAYMCDTSARHSNCFKQYRAKNRNRLTKAFNCPYCRGEVQETMKVSGAMRYLNAKPRGCAFEGCVFSGSYSQLKNHLKAEHPGFTGPVVDQRRHLAWEQMQRAAEYTEVMTAAGMPRNTLAAYPLIEVNGVAHDRMPFNLPPNPVIRLNINGVEHDQFPHNLPPNPMIRISISGVVRNLSLGVR; encoded by the coding sequence ATGGCTAAGCAGAGACGTGTATTGTCAGTTTCAAGCAACAGGACCAGAGTATCACCGTACCCGCTTCGCTCTTCAAGGACCAAGAAAGAGAAAGAACCTGAGCTGCCTATCCAGACAGAAGGTCCAAGCCAATGGGAAGATGTCCGGTGCGTAATCTGCCAGGAACCGCCGCACAACGCCGTCCTCCTGCGCTGCTCTTCCTCCTCAACCGGATGCCGTGCCTACATGTGCGACACGAGCGCTCGCCACTCCAACTGTTTCAAGCAGTACCGCGCAAAAAACAGGAACCGCTTGACCAAGGCCTTCAACTGTCCTTACTGCAGAGGAGAGGTCCAGGAGACGATGAAGGTGTCTGGCGCGATGAGATATCTGAACGCTAAACCGAGAGGCTGCGCTTTCGAGGGCTGTGTCTTCTCAGGGAGCTATTCGCAGCTTAAGAACCACTTGAAAGCTGAGCACCCTGGCTTCACCGGACCCGTGGTGGACCAGAGGAGACATTTGGCGTGGGAGCAGATGCAGAGAGCTGCGGAGTACACTGAAGTGATGACTGCAGCTGGTATGCCCCGTAATACTCTTGCTGCTTATCCGTTGATTGAGGTGAATGGAGTAGCGCATGACCGTATGCCATTTAATCTTCCTCCAAATCCGGTGATTCGTCTCAACATCAATGGAGTGGAGCATGATCAGTTTCCGCACAATCTTCCTCCTAATCCGATGATTCGTATTAGTATCAGTGGAGTGGTGCGTAACCTTTCTTTGGGGGTCAGGTAA